The Papaver somniferum cultivar HN1 chromosome 3, ASM357369v1, whole genome shotgun sequence genome includes a region encoding these proteins:
- the LOC113358648 gene encoding uncharacterized protein LOC113358648 isoform X2 yields MKVAHKLPFEVGQQAEAKSFQEGYRGAWFRCKILDCGQRGAEPAVALDYIDYINYKKSWIQLYRLCPAEKHSDFKKRYLMLRPSYPQMYHRSQMPDICEISELVGVVDGDWEPGDLVDWFKDGCYWSAWITEVIDEENVQVQLPEPPMGEGEGQTHKVSCKDIRPSLDWTPELGWIAPISKVGKTSRRRVRLIHPTSPDSSGRENLKQVSDMKIKNSSPEPPTHSLERDILKKQSCNFLTKQKTDASSIKIDSDAEKNSLRYSSSSADGDNFGPVLSTKDVASAERRKLALHSLKRKQKHSYNLLDKQKADTSITTENGAAKTSLSDNVSTTDGDKFEPVLARKEVASRDVYDYCDSSKKMRRSEIESNSTSSDTLESCIMDLEGLINRVKWLKGALAYGVQFSSLMQPSLTFLETRHPLQVDNTALDL; encoded by the exons ATGAAGGTGGCTCACAAGCTTCCATTTGAGGTTGGTCAGCAGGCAGAAGCAAAGAGTTTTCAAGAGGGATATCGTGGAGCATGGTTTCGGTGCAAG ATTCTAGATTGCGGGCAGAGAGGCGCAGAACCTGCCGTTGCATTAGATTATATTGACTATATAAATTATA AAAAATCATGGATTCAATTGTATCGTCTGTGTCCAGCTGAGAAACATAGTGATTTTAAAAAGAGATACCTGATGCTGCGTCCTAGTTATCCTCAGATGTACCATCGAAGTCAAATGCCTGATATATGTGAAATCTCAGAATTGGTAGGAGTTGTTGATGGTGACTGGGAACCGGGGGATTTGGTTGATTGGTTCAAAGATGGTTGCTATTGGTCTGCATGGATCACTGAAGTAATAGATGAGGAAAATGTACAG GTTCAGTTACCGGAACCTCCCATGGGCGAGGGTGAAGGACAAACTCACAAGGTTTCTTGCAAAGATATACGACCTTCTCTGGATTGGACCCCAGAGCTTGGTTGGATTGCGCCCATCTCCAAG GTAGGTAAGACTTCTCGTCGCCGTGTTCGCTTGATACATCCTACGAGTCCAG ATTCTTCAGGAAGGGAGAATCTGAAGCAAGTTTCAGATATGAAGATCAAGAATAGCTCACCAGAACCTCCTACTCATTCTCTAGAAAGAGATATTCTGAAAAAGCAATCATGTAATTTCCTAACCAAACAAAAGACTGACGCATCAAGCATAAAGATTGACAGTGATGCAGAAAAAAACAGTTTGCGGTATAGTTCTTCAAGTGCAGACGGTGATAATTTTGGACCGGTTTTATCAACAAAAGATGTGGCTTCAGCAGAAAGGCGCAAGCTAGCCCTGCATTctctaaaaagaaaacaaaagcatTCATACAATTTGCTGGACAAACAAAAGGCTGACACATCAATAACCACAGAGAACGGTGCAGCAAAAACCAGTTTGTCAGATAATGTATCAACTACAGATGGTGACAAGTTTGAACCAGTTTTAGCAAGAAAAGAAGTGGCTTCAAGAGATGTGTATGACTATTGTGATTCTTcgaagaagatgagaagaagtGAAATTGAATCAAATTCAACATCCTCTGACACATTGGAGTCTTGTATTATGGACTTGGAGGGACTGATAAATAGGGTCAAATGGCTCAAAGGAGCATTAGCTTATGGGGTTCAGTTTTCAAGTCTTATGCAGCCTTCATTGACTTTTCTGGAGACTCGGCATCCCTTGCAGGTTGATAACACTGCTTTGGACCTGTAA
- the LOC113358648 gene encoding uncharacterized protein LOC113358648 isoform X1, which yields MKVAHKLPFEVGQQAEAKSFQEGYRGAWFRCKILDCGQRGAEPAVALDYIDYINYKKSWIQLYRLCPAEKHSDFKKRYLMLRPSYPQMYHRSQMPDICEISELVGVVDGDWEPGDLVDWFKDGCYWSAWITEVIDEENVQVQLPEPPMGEGEGQTHKVSCKDIRPSLDWTPELGWIAPISKVGKTSRRRVRLIHPTSPGKVRNNAVGSSETPSYVSARSLAGSVPPKLSADSSGRENLKQVSDMKIKNSSPEPPTHSLERDILKKQSCNFLTKQKTDASSIKIDSDAEKNSLRYSSSSADGDNFGPVLSTKDVASAERRKLALHSLKRKQKHSYNLLDKQKADTSITTENGAAKTSLSDNVSTTDGDKFEPVLARKEVASRDVYDYCDSSKKMRRSEIESNSTSSDTLESCIMDLEGLINRVKWLKGALAYGVQFSSLMQPSLTFLETRHPLQVDNTALDL from the exons ATGAAGGTGGCTCACAAGCTTCCATTTGAGGTTGGTCAGCAGGCAGAAGCAAAGAGTTTTCAAGAGGGATATCGTGGAGCATGGTTTCGGTGCAAG ATTCTAGATTGCGGGCAGAGAGGCGCAGAACCTGCCGTTGCATTAGATTATATTGACTATATAAATTATA AAAAATCATGGATTCAATTGTATCGTCTGTGTCCAGCTGAGAAACATAGTGATTTTAAAAAGAGATACCTGATGCTGCGTCCTAGTTATCCTCAGATGTACCATCGAAGTCAAATGCCTGATATATGTGAAATCTCAGAATTGGTAGGAGTTGTTGATGGTGACTGGGAACCGGGGGATTTGGTTGATTGGTTCAAAGATGGTTGCTATTGGTCTGCATGGATCACTGAAGTAATAGATGAGGAAAATGTACAG GTTCAGTTACCGGAACCTCCCATGGGCGAGGGTGAAGGACAAACTCACAAGGTTTCTTGCAAAGATATACGACCTTCTCTGGATTGGACCCCAGAGCTTGGTTGGATTGCGCCCATCTCCAAG GTAGGTAAGACTTCTCGTCGCCGTGTTCGCTTGATACATCCTACGAGTCCAG GTAAAGTTAGAAACAATGCCGTTGGTTCAAGTGAGACACCATCTTATGTTTCTGCACGTAGTTTAGCTGGCTCAGTGCCTCCAAAGTTATCTGCAGATTCTTCAGGAAGGGAGAATCTGAAGCAAGTTTCAGATATGAAGATCAAGAATAGCTCACCAGAACCTCCTACTCATTCTCTAGAAAGAGATATTCTGAAAAAGCAATCATGTAATTTCCTAACCAAACAAAAGACTGACGCATCAAGCATAAAGATTGACAGTGATGCAGAAAAAAACAGTTTGCGGTATAGTTCTTCAAGTGCAGACGGTGATAATTTTGGACCGGTTTTATCAACAAAAGATGTGGCTTCAGCAGAAAGGCGCAAGCTAGCCCTGCATTctctaaaaagaaaacaaaagcatTCATACAATTTGCTGGACAAACAAAAGGCTGACACATCAATAACCACAGAGAACGGTGCAGCAAAAACCAGTTTGTCAGATAATGTATCAACTACAGATGGTGACAAGTTTGAACCAGTTTTAGCAAGAAAAGAAGTGGCTTCAAGAGATGTGTATGACTATTGTGATTCTTcgaagaagatgagaagaagtGAAATTGAATCAAATTCAACATCCTCTGACACATTGGAGTCTTGTATTATGGACTTGGAGGGACTGATAAATAGGGTCAAATGGCTCAAAGGAGCATTAGCTTATGGGGTTCAGTTTTCAAGTCTTATGCAGCCTTCATTGACTTTTCTGGAGACTCGGCATCCCTTGCAGGTTGATAACACTGCTTTGGACCTGTAA
- the LOC113358648 gene encoding uncharacterized protein LOC113358648 isoform X3 yields MLRPSYPQMYHRSQMPDICEISELVGVVDGDWEPGDLVDWFKDGCYWSAWITEVIDEENVQVQLPEPPMGEGEGQTHKVSCKDIRPSLDWTPELGWIAPISKVGKTSRRRVRLIHPTSPGKVRNNAVGSSETPSYVSARSLAGSVPPKLSADSSGRENLKQVSDMKIKNSSPEPPTHSLERDILKKQSCNFLTKQKTDASSIKIDSDAEKNSLRYSSSSADGDNFGPVLSTKDVASAERRKLALHSLKRKQKHSYNLLDKQKADTSITTENGAAKTSLSDNVSTTDGDKFEPVLARKEVASRDVYDYCDSSKKMRRSEIESNSTSSDTLESCIMDLEGLINRVKWLKGALAYGVQFSSLMQPSLTFLETRHPLQVDNTALDL; encoded by the exons ATGCTGCGTCCTAGTTATCCTCAGATGTACCATCGAAGTCAAATGCCTGATATATGTGAAATCTCAGAATTGGTAGGAGTTGTTGATGGTGACTGGGAACCGGGGGATTTGGTTGATTGGTTCAAAGATGGTTGCTATTGGTCTGCATGGATCACTGAAGTAATAGATGAGGAAAATGTACAG GTTCAGTTACCGGAACCTCCCATGGGCGAGGGTGAAGGACAAACTCACAAGGTTTCTTGCAAAGATATACGACCTTCTCTGGATTGGACCCCAGAGCTTGGTTGGATTGCGCCCATCTCCAAG GTAGGTAAGACTTCTCGTCGCCGTGTTCGCTTGATACATCCTACGAGTCCAG GTAAAGTTAGAAACAATGCCGTTGGTTCAAGTGAGACACCATCTTATGTTTCTGCACGTAGTTTAGCTGGCTCAGTGCCTCCAAAGTTATCTGCAGATTCTTCAGGAAGGGAGAATCTGAAGCAAGTTTCAGATATGAAGATCAAGAATAGCTCACCAGAACCTCCTACTCATTCTCTAGAAAGAGATATTCTGAAAAAGCAATCATGTAATTTCCTAACCAAACAAAAGACTGACGCATCAAGCATAAAGATTGACAGTGATGCAGAAAAAAACAGTTTGCGGTATAGTTCTTCAAGTGCAGACGGTGATAATTTTGGACCGGTTTTATCAACAAAAGATGTGGCTTCAGCAGAAAGGCGCAAGCTAGCCCTGCATTctctaaaaagaaaacaaaagcatTCATACAATTTGCTGGACAAACAAAAGGCTGACACATCAATAACCACAGAGAACGGTGCAGCAAAAACCAGTTTGTCAGATAATGTATCAACTACAGATGGTGACAAGTTTGAACCAGTTTTAGCAAGAAAAGAAGTGGCTTCAAGAGATGTGTATGACTATTGTGATTCTTcgaagaagatgagaagaagtGAAATTGAATCAAATTCAACATCCTCTGACACATTGGAGTCTTGTATTATGGACTTGGAGGGACTGATAAATAGGGTCAAATGGCTCAAAGGAGCATTAGCTTATGGGGTTCAGTTTTCAAGTCTTATGCAGCCTTCATTGACTTTTCTGGAGACTCGGCATCCCTTGCAGGTTGATAACACTGCTTTGGACCTGTAA